A single window of Liolophura sinensis isolate JHLJ2023 chromosome 6, CUHK_Ljap_v2, whole genome shotgun sequence DNA harbors:
- the LOC135467028 gene encoding uncharacterized protein LOC135467028, whose translation MSLDSLVIDSSMAYSDQDNQNFCIDVNFLPAIVKAEVKQRINRRRTAENREELIVDLTPRTEEAPSAEDLAMQADRRNRNNAAARKYRQKLRQRHSKIQKDYNKLKEERRGLEKEIEVLRRDNLFLLSIWKKHAKSCQLQALRQMGTLGSTIGQYETTDSRPTFNKTTVHKVNKPEFGANIGCQGVHSEINWGCERMDGARASQHAARHASLSSTGMSPTPSPLETPPSFAFTYTPEYTIL comes from the exons ATGTCCCTTGACAGCCTAGTTATTGACAGCAGTATGGCGTACAGTGATCAAGACAATCAGAACTTCTGTATAGACGTGAACTTCCTCCCTGCCATCGTAAAAGCGGAAGTGAAGCAGAGGATTAACAGAAGGCGAACTGCAGAAAATAGAGAGGAACTTATAGTGGATTTGACCCCTAGAACGGAAGAG GCTCCTTCCGCCGAAGATCTGGCCATGCAGGCGGACAGGCGCAATCGCAACAACGCCGCCGCCCGGAAGTATCGACAGAAACTCCGCCAGCGACATAGCAAAATCCAGAAG GATTACAACAAGCTGAAAGAAGAACGACGAGGTCTGGAGAAAGAGATCGAAGTGTTGCGCCGCGATAACCTGTTCTTATTGAGTATCTGGAAAAAACATGCGAAATCCTGTCAACTTCAGGCTCTTCGACAAATGGGTACACTGGGATCCACAATCGGACAGTATGAAACCACTGACAGTAGACCTACATTCAATAAAACAACCGTTCATAAGGTTAACAAGCCTGAGTTTGGGGCTAACATCGGTTGTCAAGGGGTGCATTCAGAAATAAACTGGGGGTGTGAAAGGATGGACGGGGCCAGGGCTTCCCAACACGCTGCACGCCACGCTTCTCTGTCATCGACAGGCATGTCACCTACGCCGTCTCCGCTGGAAACGCCCCCATCGTTCGCTTTCACATATACTCCGGAATACACAATTTTGTAA